A single region of the Pseudomonas solani genome encodes:
- a CDS encoding tetratricopeptide repeat protein — translation MKTLSRIALSLLLASSAALAQAEQLPIEVLSAVVKDQKIAGAEVLVQKNGAQTAAGKTNAQGQVTLDSAFADDADALLIIKKDGYSNLVAKCPCKGMTYAVSPVMQDLDGMRVVLSWGETPADLDSHIAFPGNHIYFDAKEGTDADLDVDDTDSFGPETITLHKKRFGETYVYAVHDFTNINNPSSKALSLSQAKVFVYVGQSLVRTYYVPKDQRGNLWKVFRLSGNGDFQDINTLEGSKAQDANYVLGDIEPLLGNGQDVAAQAVTQAAQGDAKALNKQGEAAYHDGKLDQAIDLYRQAIELNANFGQAYSNLGLAYQKAGRTAEAIWANRKAIALASGANAATVRASSYYNIARIYEEAEQFDDALRHYHLAKEQKANPVYDKAIQRVRDRH, via the coding sequence TCGCGGGTGCCGAGGTGCTGGTGCAGAAGAACGGCGCGCAGACCGCCGCCGGCAAGACCAACGCCCAGGGCCAGGTGACCCTGGACAGCGCCTTCGCCGATGACGCCGACGCGCTGCTGATCATCAAGAAGGACGGCTACTCCAACCTGGTCGCCAAGTGCCCGTGCAAGGGCATGACCTACGCGGTAAGCCCGGTGATGCAGGACCTGGACGGCATGCGCGTGGTGCTGAGCTGGGGCGAGACCCCGGCGGACCTGGACTCGCACATCGCCTTCCCCGGCAACCACATCTATTTCGACGCCAAGGAAGGCACCGACGCCGACCTGGACGTGGACGACACCGACAGCTTCGGCCCGGAAACCATCACCCTGCACAAGAAGCGCTTCGGCGAGACCTACGTGTACGCGGTGCATGACTTCACCAATATCAACAACCCGTCCTCCAAGGCGCTGTCCCTCAGCCAGGCCAAGGTCTTCGTCTATGTCGGCCAGTCCCTGGTGCGTACCTACTACGTGCCGAAGGACCAGCGCGGCAACCTGTGGAAGGTGTTCCGCCTTTCCGGCAACGGCGACTTCCAGGACATCAACACCCTCGAAGGCAGCAAGGCCCAGGACGCCAACTACGTGCTCGGCGACATCGAGCCGCTGCTGGGCAATGGCCAGGACGTGGCTGCCCAGGCCGTGACCCAGGCCGCCCAGGGCGATGCCAAGGCACTGAACAAGCAGGGCGAGGCGGCGTACCACGACGGCAAGCTGGACCAGGCCATCGACCTCTACCGCCAGGCCATCGAGCTCAATGCCAACTTCGGCCAGGCGTACAGCAACCTCGGCCTGGCCTACCAGAAGGCCGGCCGCACCGCCGAGGCGATCTGGGCCAACCGCAAGGCCATCGCCCTGGCCAGCGGCGCCAATGCCGCCACCGTGCGCGCGAGCTCCTACTACAACATCGCGCGCATCTATGAAGAGGCCGAGCAGTTCGACGACGCCCTGCGCCACTACCACCTGGCCAAGGAGCAGAAGGCCAACCCGGTGTACGACAAGGCGATCCAACGGGTTCGGGACCGCCACTGA